A DNA window from Streptomyces canus contains the following coding sequences:
- a CDS encoding endonuclease/exonuclease/phosphatase family protein, with translation MTRRRLGIRSTALLFAAVSVILGCRLADTDGITPVPQLLAFLPWLLAPAGAGLALTLLTRWWPGTIWAGVLLGLLAWFVTPYGQGGEPDGRVLASFRVLTSNVEFGRATDALVTAVREERPDVVFVEECEYGCSAALRRSLSEDYPYRQSVEGGGSTGSVVLSRFPLKPAAGIPGSTMGMPGAVADVRGHAVRLQLAHPMPPLPGRLDVWRRELGGLRDFAASVGRTPAVLAGDFNASQDHAAFRAILDTGLRDAARLAGSGRTPTWPARTAPAIGAQIDHVLVSEDFSASDAHFLDLADTDHRALLVDIALHGPG, from the coding sequence GTGACCCGCCGAAGGCTCGGTATCCGGAGCACCGCCCTGCTCTTCGCCGCCGTGAGCGTGATCCTGGGATGCCGGCTCGCCGACACGGACGGCATCACCCCCGTCCCCCAGCTCCTCGCCTTCCTCCCCTGGCTGCTCGCGCCCGCCGGAGCGGGCCTGGCCCTCACCCTGCTCACCCGGTGGTGGCCCGGGACGATCTGGGCGGGCGTGCTCCTCGGACTGCTCGCATGGTTCGTCACCCCGTACGGGCAGGGCGGCGAGCCGGACGGCCGGGTGCTCGCCTCCTTCCGCGTCCTGACCTCGAACGTCGAGTTCGGACGGGCCACCGACGCCCTCGTCACCGCCGTCCGCGAGGAGAGACCGGACGTCGTGTTCGTGGAGGAGTGCGAGTACGGCTGCTCGGCGGCACTGCGGCGATCCCTGTCCGAGGACTATCCGTACCGGCAGTCCGTGGAGGGCGGCGGCTCGACGGGGTCCGTCGTCCTCAGCCGCTTCCCCCTGAAGCCCGCCGCCGGGATCCCGGGGAGCACCATGGGCATGCCCGGGGCCGTCGCCGACGTGCGCGGTCACGCCGTACGGCTGCAACTCGCGCACCCGATGCCCCCGCTGCCGGGCCGGCTCGACGTGTGGCGGCGGGAGCTGGGCGGGCTGCGCGACTTCGCCGCCTCCGTGGGCCGCACCCCGGCCGTCCTGGCCGGCGACTTCAACGCCTCCCAGGACCATGCGGCCTTCCGCGCGATCCTCGACACCGGGCTGCGCGACGCGGCCCGCCTCGCCGGCTCCGGCCGCACGCCCACCTGGCCGGCCCGCACCGCCCCGGCGATCGGCGCGCAGATCGACCACGTCCTGGTGTCGGAGGACTTCTCGGCGAGCGACGCCCACTTCCTCGACCTGGCGGACACCGACCACCGTGCCCTGCTGGTGGACATCGCACTGCACGGGCCCGGTTGA
- a CDS encoding alpha/beta fold hydrolase yields the protein MTAIPLVLVHGHPFDHTMWRPQIEAFSASRRVVAPDLRGYGAAVPPAPVERFERFAEDIEALLDGLDVTACVLAGLSMGGQIVMDCYRRFPERIRGLVLADTFPAAETPEGVRVRHATADRLLREGMGGYADEVLEKMVAPYASPEVKAHVHRMMTATRPESAAAALRARAARPDYRELLTRVTVPALVAVGADDTYTPVADAQAMHAALPESELHVFEGAAHLPNLERAGEFNTVLGEFLAKVDARS from the coding sequence ATGACGGCGATCCCCCTGGTCCTGGTCCACGGCCATCCCTTCGACCACACGATGTGGCGCCCGCAGATCGAGGCGTTCTCCGCCTCCCGCCGCGTGGTCGCCCCGGACCTGCGCGGCTACGGCGCCGCGGTGCCGCCCGCGCCGGTCGAGCGCTTCGAGCGGTTCGCCGAGGACATCGAGGCGCTGCTGGACGGACTGGACGTGACGGCGTGCGTACTGGCGGGCCTGTCCATGGGCGGCCAGATCGTCATGGACTGCTACCGGCGCTTCCCCGAGCGGATCCGGGGTCTGGTCCTCGCCGACACCTTCCCGGCGGCGGAGACCCCCGAGGGCGTGCGGGTCCGGCACGCGACGGCGGACCGGCTGCTGCGCGAGGGCATGGGCGGGTACGCCGACGAGGTGCTGGAGAAGATGGTCGCGCCGTACGCCTCCCCCGAGGTCAAGGCGCACGTCCACCGCATGATGACGGCCACCCGCCCGGAGTCCGCCGCGGCGGCCCTGCGCGCCCGGGCCGCCCGCCCCGACTACCGCGAGCTGCTGACCCGTGTCACCGTCCCGGCGCTGGTGGCCGTGGGCGCCGACGACACCTACACGCCGGTCGCCGACGCGCAGGCCATGCACGCCGCGCTCCCGGAGTCGGAGCTGCACGTCTTCGAGGGGGCGGCGCACCTGCCCAACCTGGAACGGGCGGGGGAGTTCAACACCGTGCTCGGGGAGTTCCTGGCGAAGGTCGACGCCCGCTCGTAG